A single window of Intrasporangium calvum DSM 43043 DNA harbors:
- a CDS encoding nuclear transport factor 2 family protein, with amino-acid sequence MLADWVWRRQVAKVHAAFEALDADRLVQFWPDDVVVEFQPGTPMAGEWRGRAEVTALFRALFAQNVSLRATLHHVAVQRPWSPTGTCTALVEWSAVERGRDGHTLDVRLVSVAELRHWKTVRTRDFFFDVPGVAAHFATVDLPPRQATAPATPTAA; translated from the coding sequence ATGTTGGCAGACTGGGTCTGGCGAAGGCAGGTCGCGAAGGTGCACGCCGCCTTCGAGGCGTTGGACGCGGATCGTCTGGTGCAGTTCTGGCCCGACGACGTCGTCGTCGAGTTCCAACCCGGCACGCCGATGGCGGGTGAGTGGCGGGGCCGGGCCGAGGTGACCGCACTCTTCCGGGCCCTCTTCGCCCAGAACGTGTCACTCCGGGCCACCTTGCACCACGTTGCCGTGCAACGCCCGTGGTCGCCCACGGGCACGTGCACGGCCCTCGTCGAGTGGTCCGCAGTCGAGAGGGGAAGGGACGGCCACACGCTCGACGTCCGTCTCGTCAGTGTCGCGGAGCTACGCCACTGGAAGACGGTCCGGACGAGAGACTTCTTCTTCGACGTCCCCGGGGTGGCCGCGCACTTCGCCACCGTGGACCTCCCACCTCGACAGGCGACCGCGCCTGCGACCCCGACGGCGGCCTGA
- a CDS encoding LLM class F420-dependent oxidoreductase — MDLRIFTEPQQGATYDDLLRVARAAEDLGFGGFFRSDHYLHMSGDGGSGPTDAWTTLAGLARDTSTIRLGTLVTSATFRLPGPLAVQVAGVDQMSGGRVELGLGAGWFEQEHRAYGIPFPALGERFDRLEEQLAVITGLWSTPPGETFSHQGSHYPVVDSPALAKPVQDGGVPIIVGGAGKRRTPALAARYAAEFNAAFQSASASGELFERVRAACAAIGRDGDAPVYSAAQVVVLGEDAATLRRRSAAIGREVDELRTNGLAGSADEIVDRIGAFAEVGASRLYLQVLDLSDLDHLEEIAHRVQTQL; from the coding sequence ATCGACCTGCGCATCTTCACCGAGCCCCAACAGGGCGCCACCTACGACGACCTGCTCCGGGTGGCCCGCGCCGCCGAGGATCTCGGGTTCGGCGGGTTCTTCCGCTCGGACCACTACCTCCACATGAGCGGGGACGGCGGTTCCGGGCCGACCGACGCCTGGACGACGCTCGCCGGCCTGGCCCGGGACACCTCGACGATCCGGCTCGGGACCCTCGTCACCTCGGCGACCTTCCGCCTGCCCGGCCCCCTGGCCGTCCAGGTGGCCGGGGTGGACCAGATGAGTGGCGGTCGCGTCGAGCTGGGGCTCGGAGCCGGGTGGTTCGAGCAGGAGCACCGCGCCTACGGCATCCCGTTCCCGGCGCTCGGCGAGCGGTTCGACCGGCTCGAGGAGCAGCTCGCCGTCATCACGGGGCTGTGGAGCACCCCGCCCGGCGAGACCTTCTCGCACCAGGGATCCCACTACCCCGTCGTCGACTCGCCGGCGCTGGCCAAGCCGGTCCAGGACGGAGGGGTGCCGATCATCGTCGGAGGGGCGGGGAAGCGACGCACCCCGGCCCTCGCGGCGCGGTATGCCGCTGAGTTCAATGCCGCTTTCCAGTCGGCTTCAGCCTCTGGCGAGCTCTTCGAGCGAGTCCGCGCCGCGTGCGCCGCGATCGGCCGCGACGGTGACGCTCCCGTGTACTCGGCCGCCCAGGTGGTCGTGCTGGGCGAGGACGCCGCGACCCTTCGGCGACGCTCGGCCGCGATCGGCCGTGAGGTCGATGAGCTGCGCACGAACGGCCTGGCCGGGTCGGCCGACGAGATCGTCGACCGGATCGGCGCGTTCGCTGAGGTCGGGGCGTCGCGCCTCTACCTGCAGGTGCTCGACCTGTCCGACCTCGATCACCTCGAGGAGATCGCCCACCGGGTCCAGACCCAGCTCTGA
- a CDS encoding D-alanyl-D-alanine carboxypeptidase/D-alanyl-D-alanine-endopeptidase: MRRLTAALTAGAVLAVGYLGLDTADLVPGLLTTRPLPPPPPTETPGIRTLPVVPQPSPSTSVRMPLGSLAGEGAAPSPAGLRKALAGVVTLPALADASLVVRDGQSGGILYDRGGSQRRIPASTTKLLTAAAVGQVFGGDETLRTEVHEGASADQVVLVAGGDSLLAPGEGDPGAVAGRAGLADLADQVALALTDSGTERVVLQVDESYAPGPARASTWGEDFHRLGIVGSVAMLGLSTQRAGLNRPGPLDPVGATAATFAALLEDRGVRVSQVERLRPGISTGTATGTATGTATGTATGTATGTATGTPGPGPRVLGSVESAPVRDQLALALTDSDNTLTEILARQAAFRAAPPGSARTDFGTVGAWVVEQVAALGIETTGVALADASGLSRENRVTARLLTDVLALGYDGSHPVLRTALEGMPIAGLSGTLAGRYIKDGEPEAAAGRARAKTGTLTGANALAGSVVDDDGRLLVFAGLVSGAPTEAARAALDDVVSAIAACGCR; this comes from the coding sequence GTGAGGCGGTTGACCGCGGCACTGACGGCTGGAGCCGTCCTCGCGGTGGGCTACCTCGGCCTCGACACGGCCGATCTCGTGCCGGGCCTGCTGACGACCCGGCCGCTCCCGCCGCCACCTCCGACCGAGACGCCGGGCATCCGGACGCTGCCGGTCGTGCCGCAACCCTCGCCGTCGACATCAGTCCGGATGCCGCTGGGCTCGCTCGCCGGGGAGGGCGCGGCTCCCAGCCCGGCGGGCCTCCGGAAGGCCCTCGCGGGCGTCGTGACGCTGCCCGCCCTCGCCGACGCGTCGCTCGTCGTCCGAGACGGCCAGTCGGGGGGCATCCTCTACGACCGTGGTGGCTCCCAGCGCCGGATTCCCGCCTCGACGACCAAGCTGCTCACCGCGGCCGCGGTCGGGCAGGTGTTCGGCGGCGACGAGACATTGCGGACCGAGGTGCACGAAGGGGCGTCCGCCGACCAGGTCGTCCTCGTCGCCGGCGGGGACAGCCTGCTGGCCCCCGGTGAAGGAGATCCGGGGGCCGTGGCCGGCCGTGCCGGGCTCGCCGACCTCGCCGACCAGGTTGCGCTGGCGTTGACCGACTCTGGCACCGAGCGGGTCGTGCTCCAGGTCGACGAGTCGTACGCCCCCGGCCCGGCGCGTGCTTCGACGTGGGGGGAGGACTTCCACCGTCTCGGCATCGTCGGGTCCGTCGCGATGCTCGGACTGAGCACTCAGCGCGCCGGTCTGAACCGCCCCGGGCCACTGGATCCGGTGGGAGCGACGGCGGCCACCTTCGCGGCCCTGCTCGAGGACCGCGGGGTCCGTGTGAGCCAGGTGGAGCGGCTTCGCCCCGGCATCTCGACAGGCACGGCGACAGGCACGGCGACAGGCACGGCGACAGGCACGGCGACAGGCACGGCGACAGGCACGGCGACAGGCACACCAGGTCCCGGACCCCGCGTGCTCGGCTCCGTGGAGTCGGCACCGGTCCGCGACCAGCTCGCTCTCGCCCTGACGGACTCCGACAACACCCTGACGGAGATCCTCGCCCGGCAGGCGGCTTTCCGCGCCGCACCTCCCGGTTCGGCGAGAACGGACTTCGGCACGGTGGGCGCCTGGGTCGTCGAGCAGGTCGCCGCACTCGGCATCGAGACCACGGGCGTCGCCCTCGCCGACGCCAGCGGGCTGTCCCGCGAGAACCGGGTCACGGCTCGCCTCCTGACCGACGTGCTGGCCCTCGGGTACGACGGCTCGCACCCCGTCCTGCGCACGGCTCTCGAGGGCATGCCGATTGCCGGACTGAGTGGCACGTTGGCCGGTCGGTACATCAAGGACGGAGAGCCGGAGGCGGCGGCGGGACGAGCCCGGGCCAAGACCGGCACCCTCACCGGAGCCAACGCACTCGCTGGTTCCGTGGTCGATGACGACGGCCGACTTCTCGTCTTTGCCGGACTCGTGTCTGGTGCGCCCACCGAAGCAGCCAGGGCCGCGCTCGATGACGTCGTCTCCGCCATCGCCGCGTGCGGCTGCCGGTGA
- a CDS encoding inorganic diphosphatase: MDFDVTIEIPKGSRNKYEVDHETGRIRLDRFLYTSMAYPGDYGYIEGSLGEDGDPLDAIVLLPEPTFPGVLIHARPIGVFHMEDEAGGDDKVLCVPVDPRMDNMQDVRDVQPHKLDEIKHFFERYKDLEAGKHVAAADWSDRATAERVVREAIQRATDEGTTTHRWAPHSSH, translated from the coding sequence GTGGACTTCGACGTCACCATCGAGATCCCCAAGGGATCACGCAACAAGTACGAGGTCGACCACGAGACGGGGCGGATCCGGCTCGACCGCTTCCTCTACACGTCGATGGCCTACCCCGGCGACTACGGCTACATCGAGGGGAGCCTCGGCGAGGACGGCGACCCGCTCGACGCGATCGTGCTGCTTCCCGAGCCGACCTTCCCCGGCGTCCTCATCCACGCCCGGCCCATCGGCGTCTTCCACATGGAGGACGAGGCCGGCGGTGACGACAAGGTCCTCTGCGTTCCCGTCGACCCGCGGATGGACAACATGCAGGACGTCCGCGACGTGCAGCCGCACAAGCTCGACGAGATCAAGCACTTCTTCGAGCGGTACAAGGACCTCGAGGCCGGCAAGCACGTCGCAGCGGCCGACTGGAGCGACCGGGCCACCGCCGAGCGGGTCGTCCGAGAGGCGATCCAGCGGGCGACAGACGAGGGCACCACGACCCACCGGTGGGCGCCGCACAGCTCACACTGA
- a CDS encoding zinc-dependent metalloprotease codes for MTDSAKDTTRDSDRDPASDPASDPASDPARDTGREPVADRGDAQPPTTASHPPGASSAAYVDYDFAKWTGRTVVKPGPQVTRDEADAIVADLRAAAAEAREPVATTSRLHAPDDAPPPLIVDRVGWISANVDSFKAMLDPVVDKLVATRKGADSPAVQAIGGKVTGAEMGGLLAYLSSKILGQYDLAPGGTPRLLLVAPNVVEVERKLGVSPRDFRRWVAMHEETHRVQFTAVPWLRDHLIARSQSLAVDLAPTAEEVGQRLDQLARNLPGVISSGEGLGQLFATPEQKARIAELTAVMSLLEGHADVVMDDVGPSVIPTVDDIRRKFNARRSGAVGIDRLLRKLLGIEAKMRQYRDGAVFVRAVTDEVGREGFNAVWSSPDTLPKATEILDPGAWVRRVHG; via the coding sequence ATGACCGACAGCGCCAAGGACACCACCCGGGACTCCGACCGAGATCCAGCCAGCGACCCAGCCAGCGACCCAGCCAGCGACCCAGCCCGGGACACGGGGCGTGAACCCGTCGCCGACCGCGGGGACGCCCAGCCGCCCACCACAGCGAGCCATCCCCCGGGAGCGAGCTCAGCGGCATACGTCGACTACGACTTCGCCAAGTGGACCGGGCGCACCGTCGTCAAACCCGGCCCCCAGGTGACCAGGGACGAGGCGGACGCCATCGTGGCCGACCTCCGCGCCGCGGCAGCCGAGGCGCGCGAGCCGGTGGCCACGACGAGTCGGCTCCACGCACCCGATGACGCGCCGCCGCCGCTCATCGTCGACCGGGTGGGCTGGATCAGTGCCAACGTCGACTCGTTCAAGGCGATGCTCGACCCGGTCGTCGACAAGCTCGTCGCGACGCGCAAGGGCGCCGACAGCCCGGCCGTCCAGGCGATCGGCGGCAAGGTGACGGGCGCCGAGATGGGCGGCCTGCTCGCCTACCTGTCGAGCAAGATCCTCGGCCAGTACGACCTGGCCCCCGGAGGGACCCCCCGGCTCCTTCTCGTCGCCCCCAACGTCGTCGAGGTCGAACGCAAGCTCGGGGTCAGCCCCCGCGACTTCCGGCGCTGGGTCGCCATGCACGAGGAGACGCACCGCGTGCAGTTCACCGCCGTGCCGTGGCTGCGGGACCACCTCATCGCCAGGTCCCAGTCGCTCGCGGTGGACCTGGCGCCCACAGCCGAGGAGGTCGGACAGCGGCTCGACCAGCTGGCCCGGAACCTGCCGGGGGTGATCTCCTCGGGTGAGGGCCTCGGTCAGCTCTTCGCCACACCGGAGCAGAAGGCCCGGATCGCCGAGCTCACCGCCGTGATGTCCCTCCTCGAGGGGCACGCCGATGTCGTGATGGACGATGTCGGCCCGAGCGTCATCCCCACGGTCGATGACATCCGTCGCAAGTTCAACGCCCGGCGCAGCGGAGCCGTGGGCATCGACCGGTTGCTGCGCAAGCTCCTCGGCATCGAGGCGAAGATGCGCCAGTACCGGGATGGGGCTGTCTTCGTCCGGGCCGTCACTGACGAGGTCGGCCGGGAGGGGTTCAATGCGGTGTGGTCCTCGCCCGATACCCTGCCCAAGGCCACCGAGATCCTCGACCCCGGCGCCTGGGTGCGCCGGGTCCACGGCTGA
- a CDS encoding DUF202 domain-containing protein — MPDQPPSGDPLPPDGPRDPGLATERTALAWLRTGLAITVAALFVGRMAFTGVGLGAMLPTVLAAGAGMWVVLHALRERHSRRHSRPTLHDGVIPAVVATAVMLVAFVEIVSAIVT; from the coding sequence GTGCCCGACCAGCCGCCCTCGGGCGACCCTCTGCCCCCCGACGGGCCGAGGGATCCGGGACTCGCGACGGAGCGGACTGCGCTCGCCTGGCTGCGGACCGGTCTGGCGATCACCGTCGCCGCCCTTTTCGTCGGACGAATGGCCTTCACCGGAGTGGGCCTCGGCGCGATGTTACCCACGGTCCTCGCGGCCGGCGCCGGGATGTGGGTGGTCCTCCACGCCCTGCGCGAGCGCCACAGCCGCAGACATTCTCGTCCGACCCTGCACGACGGGGTCATCCCGGCTGTCGTCGCCACCGCCGTGATGCTGGTGGCGTTCGTCGAGATCGTGTCCGCCATCGTGACCTGA
- a CDS encoding YidH family protein gives MSDSNAPDRRWPRSVYGAGDEPDPRFSLANERTFLAWIRTTLALLAGAAALDALDLPMPDPLQRVIAMLLALVALLAAVQAWRGWVRTERAMRTGAPLPSAPVAAVVAFAVASVAVGLVVAALVV, from the coding sequence GTGAGCGACAGCAACGCACCGGACCGTCGCTGGCCGCGGTCCGTCTACGGGGCGGGCGACGAGCCGGACCCCCGTTTCAGCCTCGCCAACGAGCGGACCTTCCTCGCCTGGATCCGGACCACCCTGGCGCTGCTCGCCGGTGCGGCGGCACTCGATGCACTCGACCTGCCCATGCCTGATCCGCTGCAACGGGTGATCGCGATGCTGCTCGCCCTGGTCGCGCTCCTGGCAGCGGTCCAGGCGTGGCGCGGCTGGGTGCGCACCGAACGCGCCATGCGGACGGGGGCGCCGCTGCCCAGCGCACCCGTCGCGGCCGTCGTCGCCTTCGCCGTGGCCAGCGTCGCCGTCGGACTCGTCGTCGCTGCACTGGTCGTCTGA
- a CDS encoding GNAT family N-acetyltransferase, whose translation MARDAQATTDMTDPSRPEADPAVSKSGRTAPVVTHNRARSRFEVAVAGTRAGAAEYTDEAGRRIFFHTEVDDAYAGQGLAGVLVRQALDTTRADGLRVVPVCPYVARYVQRHHDWADLVDPVDARAVDAVRQATR comes from the coding sequence ATGGCAAGAGACGCACAGGCCACAACAGACATGACCGATCCGAGCCGCCCTGAGGCGGACCCAGCGGTCTCAAAGAGCGGCCGGACCGCCCCGGTGGTCACTCACAACCGCGCGCGGAGCCGCTTCGAGGTCGCGGTGGCAGGTACGCGAGCCGGGGCGGCCGAGTACACGGACGAGGCCGGCCGGCGGATCTTCTTCCACACGGAGGTCGACGACGCCTACGCGGGGCAGGGACTGGCCGGCGTGCTCGTCCGTCAGGCCCTGGACACGACCCGCGCCGACGGGCTGCGCGTGGTTCCGGTCTGTCCGTACGTGGCGCGGTATGTGCAGCGCCACCATGACTGGGCAGACCTCGTGGACCCGGTCGACGCCCGGGCCGTGGACGCGGTCCGGCAGGCGACGCGGTGA
- a CDS encoding sodium-translocating pyrophosphatase codes for MSSLTAAEIAVTGSDRGIVIAVAVVALVALVIAFVLRAGVLAAGQGTPKMQEISAAVQEGAAAYLARQFRTLGIFAVIVFFLLFLLPGESGERIGRSVFFLLGAAFSASIGYFGMWLATRANVRVAAAANGDGGREKAMEVAFRTGGAVGMATTGLGLLGASVVVLVYAGEAPKVLEGFGFGAAMLAMFMRVGGGIFTKAADVGADLVGKVEQGIPEDDPRNAATIADNVGDNVGDCAGMAADLFESYAVTLVASLILGSSAFGTKGLIFPLIVPAIGVLTAIIGVYITKAKIGEPGLVTINRSFYISALISAVLSGLAAFVYLPTSFADLGVDAVAGQEGNPALIATVAVIIGIVLAAIILWLTGYFTGTETKPTNDVARASLTGAATVILGGMSVGFESAVYTALVIAGAVYGAFLLSGSIIVSLFMVALAGCGLLTTVGVIVAMDTFGPVSDNAQGVAEMSGEVSAEGAQILTELDAVGNTTKAITKGIAIATAVLAATALFGSYSDAIGQALREAGEASADFFVANVVSPGTLVGMLMGASVVFLFSGLAINAVARAAGAVVMEVRRQFRDIPGIMDGTGKPEYGKVVDIVTRDSLRELATPGLLAVFAPIAVGFGLGVGPLAGYLAGTIATGTLMAVFLANSGGSWDNAKKIVEDGKFGGKGSPAHEATVIGDTVGDPFKDTAGPAINPLLKVMNLVSLLIAPAVVTLSVGDSANGPIRYAIALAAVAVIVVAVLVSKRRESSLHSEPVPMEKQPV; via the coding sequence ATGTCTTCCCTAACAGCGGCGGAGATTGCCGTCACCGGTAGTGACCGAGGAATCGTCATAGCCGTAGCCGTGGTGGCGCTCGTCGCCCTCGTCATCGCCTTCGTGCTGCGGGCCGGTGTGCTCGCCGCCGGCCAGGGCACGCCCAAGATGCAGGAGATCTCGGCAGCGGTGCAGGAGGGGGCGGCGGCCTATCTGGCTCGCCAGTTCCGCACCTTGGGCATCTTCGCCGTCATCGTCTTCTTCCTGCTCTTCCTGCTCCCCGGAGAGTCGGGCGAGCGGATCGGCCGCTCGGTGTTCTTCCTCCTCGGTGCGGCTTTCTCCGCGTCGATCGGCTACTTCGGGATGTGGCTCGCGACGCGCGCCAACGTCCGGGTCGCGGCGGCCGCCAACGGGGACGGCGGACGCGAGAAGGCGATGGAGGTGGCCTTCCGCACCGGTGGCGCTGTGGGCATGGCCACGACGGGCCTGGGTCTCCTCGGCGCGTCGGTCGTCGTCCTCGTCTACGCGGGCGAGGCACCCAAGGTCCTCGAGGGCTTCGGGTTCGGCGCCGCGATGCTCGCGATGTTCATGCGCGTCGGCGGCGGCATCTTCACGAAGGCCGCCGACGTCGGCGCCGACCTCGTCGGCAAGGTCGAGCAGGGCATCCCCGAGGACGACCCGCGCAACGCCGCGACGATCGCGGACAACGTCGGTGACAACGTCGGCGACTGCGCCGGCATGGCCGCCGACCTCTTCGAGTCGTATGCCGTCACGCTGGTGGCGTCGCTCATCCTCGGCAGCTCGGCCTTCGGTACCAAGGGCCTCATCTTCCCCCTGATCGTCCCGGCCATCGGCGTCCTCACCGCCATCATCGGCGTCTACATCACCAAGGCGAAGATCGGCGAGCCCGGTCTGGTCACGATCAACCGGTCCTTCTACATCTCCGCGCTGATCTCGGCGGTCCTCTCCGGTCTCGCCGCGTTCGTCTACCTGCCCACCTCCTTCGCGGACCTGGGTGTCGACGCCGTGGCCGGCCAGGAGGGCAACCCGGCCCTCATCGCGACGGTCGCCGTCATCATCGGCATCGTGCTCGCGGCGATCATCCTGTGGCTCACGGGCTACTTCACCGGCACCGAGACGAAGCCGACGAACGACGTCGCCCGCGCCTCGCTCACGGGGGCGGCCACGGTCATCCTCGGCGGCATGTCGGTCGGCTTCGAGTCCGCCGTCTACACGGCACTCGTCATCGCCGGCGCGGTCTACGGTGCGTTCCTCCTGTCTGGCTCGATCATCGTCTCGCTCTTCATGGTCGCCCTCGCCGGCTGCGGCCTGCTCACCACGGTTGGGGTCATCGTCGCGATGGACACCTTCGGCCCGGTCTCCGACAACGCCCAGGGTGTTGCCGAGATGAGCGGCGAGGTCTCCGCCGAGGGCGCCCAGATCCTCACCGAGCTCGACGCGGTCGGCAACACGACCAAGGCCATCACCAAGGGCATCGCGATCGCGACAGCAGTCCTGGCCGCGACCGCCCTGTTCGGCTCCTACTCCGATGCCATCGGACAGGCGCTGCGCGAGGCCGGCGAGGCGTCTGCCGACTTCTTCGTCGCCAACGTCGTCTCCCCGGGCACGCTCGTGGGCATGCTGATGGGCGCCTCGGTCGTCTTCCTCTTCTCGGGTCTGGCCATCAACGCGGTCGCCCGTGCGGCGGGCGCCGTGGTGATGGAGGTGCGGCGCCAGTTCCGCGACATCCCCGGCATCATGGATGGCACGGGCAAGCCTGAGTACGGCAAGGTCGTCGACATCGTCACGCGTGACTCCCTCCGGGAGCTCGCCACGCCGGGTCTGCTGGCCGTGTTCGCGCCCATCGCCGTCGGCTTCGGCCTCGGCGTGGGGCCGCTGGCCGGCTACCTCGCCGGCACCATCGCCACGGGCACCCTGATGGCTGTCTTCCTGGCCAACTCGGGCGGGTCATGGGACAACGCGAAGAAGATCGTCGAGGACGGCAAGTTCGGCGGCAAGGGCTCCCCGGCGCACGAGGCGACCGTCATCGGCGACACCGTGGGTGACCCGTTCAAGGACACGGCCGGTCCCGCCATCAACCCGCTGCTCAAGGTGATGAACCTCGTCTCGCTGCTCATCGCCCCGGCGGTCGTCACGCTGTCGGTCGGCGACTCGGCGAACGGCCCGATCCGCTATGCCATCGCGCTCGCCGCGGTCGCGGTCATCGTCGTGGCGGTCCTCGTCTCCAAGCGGCGCGAGTCGTCCCTGCACAGCGAGCCGGTCCCGATGGAGAAGCAGCCCGTCTGA
- a CDS encoding pirin family protein, translating to MSNPEKDPAELVCDGRGVGPAGRPVVLAYRDVPLGGPRAMPVRRSLPQRGRSLIGAWCFVDHYGPDDVSETGGMKVPGHPHTGLQTVSWLFTGEIEHRDTTGAHALVRPGELNIMTAGSGIAHSEYSTDSTTVLHGAQLWVALPDEHRFVSPAFEHYAPPATDVEGARVLVFLGTLFGETSPVSMYTDLVGAEINLRPGQQLEMSVSAEHEHGFLCDTGMLISAGAVAKPGEIIFHPTGTDHLAIEGDPSEPTRVLLLGGEPLGEQIVMWWNFIGRTHDEVVRFREGWHRERETHGGVQFGAFPDSWPDTLPAPALPNVRLRTRG from the coding sequence GTGAGCAACCCGGAGAAGGATCCCGCCGAGCTGGTGTGTGACGGTCGCGGGGTCGGCCCGGCGGGGAGGCCGGTCGTCCTGGCCTACCGAGACGTGCCCCTCGGCGGCCCGCGGGCGATGCCGGTGCGCCGCAGCCTGCCGCAACGCGGGCGCTCGCTGATCGGGGCCTGGTGCTTCGTCGACCACTACGGACCGGACGACGTCTCGGAGACGGGCGGCATGAAGGTTCCGGGCCACCCACACACCGGCCTGCAGACGGTGTCCTGGCTCTTCACCGGTGAGATCGAGCACCGGGACACGACGGGCGCCCACGCCCTGGTCCGTCCGGGCGAGCTCAACATCATGACCGCCGGCTCGGGCATCGCTCACTCGGAGTACTCGACCGACAGCACGACGGTGCTGCACGGGGCGCAGCTGTGGGTCGCCCTGCCCGACGAGCACCGGTTCGTGTCGCCGGCGTTCGAGCACTACGCGCCACCGGCCACCGACGTCGAGGGCGCGCGGGTGCTCGTCTTCCTCGGGACCCTCTTCGGTGAGACGTCCCCCGTGTCGATGTACACCGACCTCGTGGGTGCGGAGATCAACCTCCGGCCGGGGCAGCAGCTGGAGATGAGCGTCAGCGCCGAGCACGAGCACGGGTTCCTCTGCGACACGGGAATGCTCATCTCGGCGGGCGCGGTTGCGAAGCCGGGGGAGATCATTTTTCACCCAACGGGCACCGACCACCTGGCGATCGAGGGCGACCCGTCGGAGCCGACCCGCGTGCTCCTCCTCGGTGGGGAGCCCCTCGGGGAGCAGATCGTCATGTGGTGGAACTTCATCGGCCGCACGCACGACGAGGTGGTCCGCTTCCGTGAGGGGTGGCACCGCGAACGGGAGACCCACGGCGGGGTGCAGTTCGGGGCGTTCCCGGACAGCTGGCCGGACACGTTGCCCGCGCCTGCGCTGCCGAACGTCCGCCTCCGAACGCGGGGGTGA
- a CDS encoding MFS transporter — MSRGETVSGAGAPGPAKPALNFALDGRRAWAVWLAAITVYVLAVFHRTSLGVAGLQAAERFGISSAELSTFTIVQVFVYAAMQLPVGALLDRFGSKRLLGVGLTLVTVAQLAFAFVDSFAAALACRVLLGMGDSMVFIAVLRLAALWFSPRRTPMVTQLTGLLGQLGALAAAGPLAAALDTFGWTPSYAVAASLGVVTGVILVAIVKDSPYADHHRDELRLAALARTLRQAWLVPGTRLGLWTHFTSQFAANMFTMLWGFPFLVSGQGLSAQTASILLMVMTATSMATSPVVGTLVMRYPFSRSTLVMWIVVAGMVAWAAVLLWPGRAPLWLLAVLVVTIAVGGPGSMIGFDMARTFNPPTRLGSASGIVNTGGFIATLTAVALVGVVLDRVAPAGPSTWDTDAFRAAMAIQFPVWGLGLAQIWRYRRKTRRAALESDPEAYAAMQAGQNVTFH, encoded by the coding sequence ATGAGCCGAGGTGAGACGGTGAGCGGCGCGGGCGCGCCCGGCCCGGCGAAGCCGGCGCTGAACTTCGCCCTCGACGGGCGGCGCGCCTGGGCGGTCTGGCTCGCCGCGATCACGGTGTACGTCCTCGCGGTGTTCCACCGGACCTCGCTCGGCGTCGCCGGACTGCAGGCCGCGGAGCGCTTCGGGATCAGCTCCGCGGAGCTGTCGACGTTCACCATCGTCCAGGTCTTCGTCTATGCGGCGATGCAGCTGCCGGTCGGTGCGCTGCTCGACCGGTTCGGCTCGAAACGGCTCCTCGGGGTCGGGCTCACTCTCGTCACCGTGGCGCAGCTCGCCTTCGCGTTCGTCGACTCGTTCGCCGCGGCGCTGGCCTGCCGGGTCCTGCTCGGCATGGGCGACTCGATGGTCTTCATTGCCGTGCTGCGCCTGGCCGCGCTCTGGTTCTCGCCGCGACGAACCCCGATGGTGACCCAGCTGACCGGGCTGCTCGGGCAGCTGGGGGCGCTCGCCGCGGCCGGTCCGCTCGCAGCCGCACTCGACACCTTCGGCTGGACCCCGTCCTACGCCGTGGCGGCGTCGCTCGGCGTGGTGACCGGTGTCATCCTCGTGGCGATCGTCAAGGACAGCCCGTACGCCGACCACCACCGCGACGAGCTGCGGCTCGCCGCCCTCGCTCGGACCCTGCGACAGGCCTGGCTCGTGCCGGGCACGCGGCTCGGGCTGTGGACCCACTTCACGTCGCAGTTCGCGGCCAACATGTTCACCATGCTGTGGGGCTTCCCGTTCCTCGTGTCCGGGCAGGGCCTCTCGGCGCAGACGGCGAGCATCCTGCTCATGGTCATGACGGCCACGTCGATGGCGACGAGCCCCGTCGTCGGGACCCTCGTCATGCGCTACCCCTTCTCGCGCAGCACGCTCGTCATGTGGATCGTCGTCGCGGGCATGGTGGCGTGGGCGGCCGTCCTCCTCTGGCCGGGTCGTGCGCCGCTCTGGCTGCTCGCCGTCCTCGTCGTCACGATCGCCGTCGGCGGGCCCGGCTCGATGATCGGCTTCGACATGGCCCGGACGTTCAACCCGCCCACCCGGCTCGGCAGCGCCTCGGGCATCGTCAACACGGGCGGGTTCATCGCGACCCTGACGGCGGTGGCCCTCGTCGGCGTCGTCCTCGACCGGGTCGCGCCGGCGGGACCCTCGACGTGGGACACTGATGCCTTCCGGGCCGCCATGGCGATCCAGTTCCCGGTCTGGGGGCTGGGACTGGCCCAGATCTGGCGGTACAGGCGGAAGACCCGCCGGGCCGCGCTGGAGTCGGACCCGGAGGCGTATGCCGCGATGCAGGCCGGCCAGAACGTCACCTTCCACTGA